The DNA window TGCTGCCCTGAGCAACAAAATTGAACTGGCGGTGGGGAATATTCTGGGTGGCATTGCCCTGCAAACGGTGGTGCTGGTGCTGCTGGATGCCTTCGGCGTGGGCAAACAGGATACGCTGACGAGCAAGCAATCGTCGCTGACGCCGGTGCTGGAAGCCGCCCTTGTCATCGCCATGCTCACGCTGGTTGTGATAGGCCATCAGCTTCCCGACGATCTTGTTTTCGCCCGACTTACCCCGGTCAGTATCCTGCTGATTGGGGTCTGGATGGTGGGCGTCTGGCTCGTAGGTAAGTCGCACAACGGGCTAGCCTGGCAAGCCAGTTCCCCCACTACCACACCCGGCAAGGGGCAGTCGGACACCGACAAACGTAGCACGGGAAAAACGGTACTGCTGTTTGGCATTGCCGCGCTGGCAACGCTGGCAGGTGGGGTTGCGCTGGAAGAAAGTGGCGGTGCGATGTCGAAAAAGCTGGGTATGGACGGCGTTATTTTCGGCGCCACGGTGCTGGCAGCGGCCACCTCCCTACCCGAAGTCTCGACGGGCCTCGCGTCTATCAAAAACAAAGATTACACGCTGGCCATCAGCGACATATTCGGTGGCAACGCCTTTTTACCCGTCCTGCTGGCACTGGCAACGATCATTTCGGGCAAGCCCGTGCTGCCCACCGCCCAGAAAAGCGACATTTACCTGACGGGGCTGGGCATACTCGTTACGGTACCGTACATCTACGGTGCCCTGTTTCGCCCGAAACGCCAGATCGCCCGGATGGGTCTCGACTCGTTCGTGGTGCTGATCGTTTACCTTATCGGTGCCGCCGGGCTGTTTATGATCGCGAAGTAGCTACAGACTGGCTCCATAGTCATTAATTTTTGTCATTCCGAGGTACGAGGAACCTTCGGTAGCAAACGGTTTACACTAATATCCGAAGATTCCTCGTACCTCGGAATGACAAGCAAAACCAGCTACCGGTTGGCGTTCCAGACCAGAATCGTGCAGCCGCTGGGGCTGGTGGCGTGGTGCTCCGTCCCGACGGGGTAATACAGGTAAGCGCCCGGCCCAAATTCGCGTCCATTCTCTACCTGCGGATCGACATACACACCATCGACCACGAACACCTCATCCGGAACAGAGTGGGCATGAACGGGGAAGGCCCGCCCGGCGCCAATGCGAATCAGCGTCCGTTTTTCACCCGGCAAACTACGTAACATCGTTTTCTCAACGCCTTCGGTTACGGTTTCCCACGTCTGTTCGGCTGCGTCGATAGTCTGTATCATCGTCATAGATTTTGTATTTTTCACGAAGTTAAGCCGTGATAGTATTTCGCGAATAGCACGCCGTGAACCAACGCACTATTTTCACGCTGCTGGAGTAGCCGTAATGGTACTGCGAGTTCGAATCCCTCGCTCTCTGTAACTTGCCACATGTTCGATTTTCGCCTGACCGTTTTTTATACCGTTGCCAAGCGGCTGAGTTTTACCAAAGCAGCCGCTGAACTATTTGTGACCCAGCCCGCCATCACCAAGCACATTCAGGAACTGGAGAGTCAACTGGGTATGGCGCTGTTCGACCGGCGGGGGAATCAGATCAGCCTCACCACGGCGGGAAACGTGCTGCTGCGCCATGCCGAAACGATTATGGGGGTGTATCGGCAGATCGAGTTCGACCTCAACGCGATGAAGGGGCAACCCGGTGGGCGGCTGCGGCTGGGCGCCAGTTCGACCATTGCCCAATATGTGATTCCGGCGGTGCTGGCGCGGTTTCAGGAACAGTCGCCCGACGTGACGCTGTCGCTGCTGAGCGGCAATACCGACCAGATCGAGCAGGCCCTTTTAAACAATGATATTGACCTGGGGCTGGTGGAAGGGCGGACGCACCACAGCGACATTCGCTACACGCCCTTTGTAAAGGATGAGCTGGTGCTCGTCTGCCGCGCTGACCATCCGCTGGCCAGCCGCGACGAGATTTCGCTGGACGAACTAAAGACGGTGCCGATTGTACTGCGCGAACGCGGGTCGGGGTCGCTGGAAGTGGTTGAACACGCGCTGCGCGGAGCGGGCCTCCGCCTGACAGATTTGAAGCTGGGCCTGCAACTGGGTAGTACGGAGGGCATAAAATCGTACCTGAGCAGCTCAGACAGTATGGCGTTCATTTCGATTTTCGCGGTCCAGGACGAGCTAAAAAGCGGCACCCTGCGCGTACTGGACGTAGCGGCCCTGACCATTCGGCGCGACTTTTATTCGATTCAGTTGCAGGGCGTCGGCGAGGGGCTGGCCGATACGTTTATGCGTTTCACCCGGCAGCAGTACGCCCGGCGGTGAGGCACTACCGGAGTTGGTGATGCTTCTGCCGGACACGACTCAGCGTTTCCCGCGTCACACCCAGATACGAC is part of the Spirosoma rhododendri genome and encodes:
- a CDS encoding sodium:calcium antiporter, which produces MFESLSLLVLLLIFVVAAAVVWWAGTSLSDTTDTLDKRFKLGEALGGTIVLAVVTNLPEIAITVSAALSNKIELAVGNILGGIALQTVVLVLLDAFGVGKQDTLTSKQSSLTPVLEAALVIAMLTLVVIGHQLPDDLVFARLTPVSILLIGVWMVGVWLVGKSHNGLAWQASSPTTTPGKGQSDTDKRSTGKTVLLFGIAALATLAGGVALEESGGAMSKKLGMDGVIFGATVLAAATSLPEVSTGLASIKNKDYTLAISDIFGGNAFLPVLLALATIISGKPVLPTAQKSDIYLTGLGILVTVPYIYGALFRPKRQIARMGLDSFVVLIVYLIGAAGLFMIAK
- a CDS encoding cupin domain-containing protein; this encodes MTMIQTIDAAEQTWETVTEGVEKTMLRSLPGEKRTLIRIGAGRAFPVHAHSVPDEVFVVDGVYVDPQVENGREFGPGAYLYYPVGTEHHATSPSGCTILVWNANR
- a CDS encoding LysR family transcriptional regulator, whose translation is MFDFRLTVFYTVAKRLSFTKAAAELFVTQPAITKHIQELESQLGMALFDRRGNQISLTTAGNVLLRHAETIMGVYRQIEFDLNAMKGQPGGRLRLGASSTIAQYVIPAVLARFQEQSPDVTLSLLSGNTDQIEQALLNNDIDLGLVEGRTHHSDIRYTPFVKDELVLVCRADHPLASRDEISLDELKTVPIVLRERGSGSLEVVEHALRGAGLRLTDLKLGLQLGSTEGIKSYLSSSDSMAFISIFAVQDELKSGTLRVLDVAALTIRRDFYSIQLQGVGEGLADTFMRFTRQQYARR